One Elaeis guineensis isolate ETL-2024a chromosome 10, EG11, whole genome shotgun sequence genomic window carries:
- the LOC105059740 gene encoding transcription factor MYB61 has protein sequence MGKHSCCYKQKLRKGLWSPEEDEKLLKHITKYGHGCWSSVPKLAGLQRCGKSCRLRWINYLRPDLKRGSFSQQEENLIVELHAVLGNRWSQIAAQLPGRTDNEIKNLWNSCIKKKLRQRGIDPNTHKPLSETGGGEDEALTISDKTSGSSKLKLLAPTSGNSNSTVPEPAPPLMPKNLAAPTKDFFLDRFAATHESSNSMDYFPLRNSAYSPNLSSMHQNLPLWFNQNLRLFNTNTELNCNMISSAVPSGSNSVVPNSMDLKPTVSIAEEYLPRFQYLEAGNSSNNSASSGNASSGTDLQSNNSLFDSSIFQWPDLVLNKEDQIQLGGEPEDLKWSEYLNGAISPSTDLQNQSQLFNGAVKEENQFLVDGFSSWLQPPELFGKDFQKISTAFKQI, from the exons ATGGGGAAACACTCCTGCTGCTACAAGCAGAAGCTAAGGAAAGGCCTCTGGTCCCCAGAGGAGGATGAGAAGCTCCTCAAGCACATCACTAAATATGGCCATGGGTGTTGGAGCTCTGTGCCCAAGCTAGCAG GTCTTCAAAGGTGTGGAAAGAGCTGCAGGTTGAGGTGGATAAATTATCTGAGGCCTGATCTCAAGAGAGGCTCATTTTCacagcaggaggagaacctcatcgtcGAGCTCCATGCGGTCCTGGGCAACAG ATGGTCTCAAATTGCAGCTCAATTGCCCGGGAGGACCGACAACGAGATTAAGAACCTGTGGAActcctgcatcaagaagaagctAAGGCAGAGAGGCATTGATCCCAACACCCACAAACCGCTTTCTGAGACCGGAGGAGGAGAAGATGAGGCCCTCACAATCAGTGACAAGACTTCCGGATCCAGCAAGCTGAAGCTTCTTGCCCCCACCTCAGGGAATTCAAACTCGACAGTTCCCGAGCCAGCTCCTCCATTGATGCCGAAGAATTTGGCAGCACCCACCAAAGATTTCTTTCTAGACCGGTTCGCCGCAACCCATGAGAGCTCCAATTCAATGGACTACTTTCCCCTTCGGAATTCAGCTTACAGCCCCAACCTATCATCCATGCACCAAAATCTGCCTCTCTGGTTTAACCAGAACTTGAGGCTGTTCAACACGAATACGGAGTTAAATTGCAACATGATATCTAGTGCTGTTCCATCAGGCTCAAACTCGGTTGTCCCGAACTCCATGGATTTGAAGCCCACGGTTAGTATTGCAGAGGAGTATCTCCCACGTTTCCAGTATTTGGAGGCCGGTAACTCTAGCAACAATAGTGCAAGCAGCGGGAACGCCAGCAGTGGGACAGACTTGCAGAGCAACAATTCTCTCTTCGACAGCAGCATCTTCCAATGGCCGGACTTGGTGCTCAACAAAGAAGATCAAATCCAGCTCGGAGGGGAACCGGAGGACCTCAAATGGTCTGAGTACCTTAACGGCGCCATCTCTCCGTCCACCGATTTACAGAACCAAAGTCAACTATTTAATGGAGCTGTCAAAGAAGAGAACCAGTTTTTGGTTGATGGGTTCAGCTCATGGCTGCAACCTCCTGAATTATTTGGTAAGGATTTCCAGAAGATTTCCACAGCTTTCAAACAAATTTAA